A genomic segment from Nodularia sphaerocarpa UHCC 0038 encodes:
- a CDS encoding HlyD family efflux transporter periplasmic adaptor subunit, which produces MSSHNGRVKTLPENIQITPTAPKTPHLDASSFQHPLMVKQSSVWSRGILWTLMLVSTVTVFWASVAKIEEAVPAQGKLEPQDNVNEVQIPIEGVVKIIHVKDGNKVKAGDLLVSLDPTVSQAQENYLQTVRTALEQENQFYQAQLSGNEDTFPTVSIPTQFLSLTRSRAVLIAENRMFQAQMDGNTESMTLTAQQQQRVTSELEELTSRVTGAELEIEQLQKQYSQADIRLAANEKKLVVNEKILQDISELAEEGGISRIQFLNQQQEVDSIRAEIAQLQEEKIRLQAAQAQAQAKVQNTKAIDRRDLTTRIGNNSQRIAEIDSQLTKAVIDNKKRIAEIDSQLSQTNQALRYSVVRSPVDGVVFDLKANAPGFVAKSTEPVLKIVPQTDLVAKVSITNKDIGFIREGMHVDVRIDSFPYSEFGDIKGTLTWIGSDTLPPTQLQPYYTFPATVTLDQQYLNSKGRKIPLQSGMSLNGNIKIRERTVMSIFTDFFSKTGESLKFVR; this is translated from the coding sequence ATGAGTTCTCATAACGGTCGGGTCAAAACACTACCAGAAAATATTCAAATCACCCCCACAGCACCAAAGACACCCCATCTTGATGCTTCTTCTTTTCAACATCCCCTAATGGTCAAACAATCCTCTGTATGGTCAAGGGGGATTTTATGGACTTTGATGCTTGTCTCAACAGTAACGGTATTTTGGGCTAGTGTCGCCAAAATTGAAGAAGCGGTTCCGGCTCAAGGTAAACTAGAACCTCAAGATAACGTCAATGAGGTGCAAATCCCTATTGAAGGTGTGGTCAAAATTATTCACGTTAAAGACGGAAACAAAGTCAAAGCAGGGGATTTACTCGTCAGCCTAGATCCTACCGTTTCCCAAGCCCAAGAAAATTATCTGCAAACAGTTCGCACAGCTTTAGAACAAGAAAATCAATTTTACCAAGCACAATTAAGTGGTAATGAAGATACTTTTCCCACAGTATCCATTCCCACTCAATTTCTCAGCTTAACCAGAAGCCGGGCGGTATTAATTGCCGAAAATCGAATGTTTCAGGCGCAAATGGATGGTAACACCGAATCTATGACTTTGACTGCCCAACAGCAACAAAGAGTAACATCTGAGTTGGAAGAGTTGACATCACGAGTTACAGGGGCTGAGTTGGAAATTGAGCAATTGCAAAAACAATATAGCCAAGCAGATATTAGACTCGCAGCCAACGAAAAAAAATTAGTCGTTAATGAAAAGATTCTCCAAGATATCTCCGAATTAGCTGAAGAGGGGGGAATTTCCCGCATTCAATTCCTCAACCAGCAGCAGGAAGTAGATTCCATTCGTGCAGAAATTGCACAATTGCAAGAAGAAAAAATCCGGTTACAAGCCGCTCAAGCTCAAGCTCAAGCTAAAGTGCAAAACACCAAAGCTATTGACAGAAGAGATTTAACTACCCGCATTGGCAATAATAGCCAAAGAATCGCCGAAATTGACAGTCAATTAACAAAAGCAGTCATTGATAACAAAAAACGCATTGCCGAAATTGATAGTCAACTGAGTCAAACAAATCAGGCATTAAGATATAGTGTAGTGCGATCGCCTGTAGATGGAGTAGTCTTTGACCTCAAAGCTAACGCCCCCGGTTTTGTCGCTAAATCCACCGAACCTGTGCTGAAAATCGTTCCCCAAACCGACTTAGTGGCAAAAGTTTCCATCACCAACAAAGATATTGGCTTTATCAGAGAAGGAATGCACGTTGATGTCCGCATTGATTCCTTTCCCTATAGCGAATTTGGAGACATCAAAGGTACTTTAACCTGGATTGGTTCTGATACCCTACCCCCAACCCAACTTCAGCCATACTACACCTTCCCCGCCACAGTCACCCTTGACCAACAGTACCTCAACAGCAAGGGACGCAAAATCCCCCTCCAGTCGGGAATGTCGTTAAACGGTAACATTAAAATTAGAGAACGTACAGTCATGAGCATCTTTACTGATTTCTTCTCCAAAACCGGAGAAAGCCTCAAATTTGTGCGTTGA
- a CDS encoding TonB-dependent siderophore receptor, translating to MARNFWQPSIGVASIITVLVSQPVWAAPILVTAVELYDTDQGLEVVLKTPPGVSIETESSTVDKTLIIILNNAQLQLVQGQLPVIIDNPIPDIAKVVVGQSDPNTIEIEVTGVNEIPKVGLRQNGEEFIVSIPFVTTSQTPPETPTIAETPEPEPEPEPEPEPEEPIELTVIGEQVRPSYQVPNSSIGTRTDTPIIDVPQAIQVIPQEVIQDQGTRSVGEVLKNTSSASTGRTSSQAPALNPVIRGFESGNILRNGLRDETLRFTSEISNVERVEVLKGPASVLFGRGDLGGVINLVTKQPLDRPYYGFEYQVGQFGLHRPTIDFSGPLGQDGIAYRLNVAYQTAESFKKFENSDSFFISPIVRLIDNENTTLTANLEYLKYRSFETAPDLPASGTVIANPNGRVARDANLGEPSLSETESLVTRLGYQLDHRLNSNWSLKSELSTSFLDIPKNTGITPISNSGRADGLNNDGRTVRRFLIENPSSLSTFVLNNNLIGKFNTGSIEHNLLFGVEVSREQTKDQLDFRQISAIDIFNPVYQPESVSNFAIPFGNIDTRKNSLGIYAQDQISLSQNIILVLGGRLDFANQKYEDLLSSAESFERNDTVFSPRLGVVIKPRENLSLYASYSKSFSPVVGRTRVLVNEETGQSIIGEPFEPERGTQYEVGLKANLLGDRLSTTLAFYNLERTNVAAQGLSEPLSQIQIGKQRSQGIELDVAGEILPGWNVTASYAYTDTKILEDNRPEFQDKELQNVPKNAFGLWSSYELQSGNFKGLGLGLGVFTQGERQGDLRNTFTLPSYWRTDASIFYRRDKFRAAINILNLFDQNYWEGARDIVRIVPGAPFTLSGSVSWEF from the coding sequence ATGGCACGGAATTTTTGGCAACCTTCAATTGGTGTTGCTAGCATCATCACTGTTTTAGTATCTCAGCCTGTCTGGGCTGCTCCCATACTTGTAACCGCAGTAGAACTTTATGATACAGATCAAGGTTTAGAAGTTGTTTTAAAGACTCCACCCGGAGTATCTATAGAAACTGAATCTAGCACCGTAGACAAGACTTTAATTATTATTCTTAACAATGCTCAATTGCAACTGGTACAAGGACAATTACCTGTAATTATCGATAATCCCATCCCTGATATTGCTAAAGTTGTTGTCGGACAGTCTGACCCTAACACCATTGAAATTGAGGTGACAGGGGTTAATGAAATTCCCAAAGTTGGTCTGCGCCAGAATGGAGAGGAATTTATTGTCAGTATTCCTTTTGTCACCACCAGTCAAACCCCACCAGAAACTCCCACAATTGCAGAAACTCCAGAACCAGAACCAGAACCAGAACCAGAACCAGAACCAGAAGAACCCATAGAATTAACAGTTATAGGAGAACAAGTTCGACCAAGTTATCAAGTTCCGAATTCCTCAATTGGGACTCGTACCGATACCCCAATTATTGACGTACCCCAAGCAATTCAGGTCATACCCCAAGAAGTTATTCAAGACCAAGGTACGCGCAGCGTTGGAGAAGTCTTGAAAAATACTAGTAGTGCCAGCACTGGCCGGACTTCTTCCCAAGCACCAGCGTTAAATCCTGTGATTCGCGGCTTTGAATCGGGAAATATTTTACGTAACGGCTTACGAGACGAAACTCTCCGATTTACCAGTGAAATTAGTAACGTCGAACGAGTAGAAGTTCTCAAAGGACCGGCTTCCGTACTCTTTGGACGGGGTGATTTGGGTGGTGTCATTAACTTAGTCACAAAACAGCCTTTAGATAGACCCTATTATGGCTTTGAGTATCAAGTAGGTCAATTTGGGTTACATCGTCCCACAATTGACTTTTCCGGTCCTTTAGGTCAAGATGGAATTGCTTATCGTTTGAATGTTGCTTATCAAACTGCTGAAAGTTTTAAGAAATTTGAAAATAGTGACTCTTTCTTTATTTCACCCATTGTCAGATTAATTGATAACGAAAATACCACTTTAACTGCTAATCTAGAATATCTTAAATACCGCAGCTTTGAGACAGCACCTGATTTACCTGCTTCGGGAACAGTTATTGCTAATCCTAATGGGAGAGTTGCACGGGATGCTAATTTAGGTGAACCGTCGTTGTCTGAAACTGAGTCATTGGTAACTCGTTTGGGTTATCAGTTAGATCATCGCCTCAATTCTAATTGGTCGCTCAAAAGTGAACTTTCTACCTCATTTTTAGATATTCCTAAAAATACTGGGATAACTCCTATTTCTAACTCTGGGAGAGCCGATGGATTAAATAATGATGGGCGCACAGTCAGACGATTTTTGATAGAAAATCCTTCGAGTTTATCTACTTTTGTCTTAAATAATAATCTCATAGGTAAATTTAATACGGGTAGCATTGAGCATAATTTGTTATTCGGTGTGGAAGTTTCTAGAGAGCAGACAAAAGATCAACTTGATTTTAGACAAATCAGTGCTATTGATATTTTCAATCCTGTTTATCAACCTGAAAGTGTTTCTAATTTTGCGATTCCTTTTGGCAATATTGATACTCGTAAGAACTCTTTGGGTATCTATGCTCAAGACCAAATTTCACTATCGCAGAATATTATTTTAGTTTTGGGGGGACGTTTGGATTTTGCTAACCAAAAATACGAAGATTTGCTGTCTTCCGCAGAAAGTTTTGAACGTAATGATACAGTTTTTAGCCCCCGTTTGGGAGTTGTAATTAAGCCCAGGGAAAACCTCTCACTATACGCTAGTTACAGTAAATCATTTTCACCTGTGGTTGGTAGAACTAGGGTTTTAGTCAATGAAGAGACGGGACAAAGCATTATTGGTGAACCCTTTGAACCAGAAAGGGGAACTCAATACGAAGTTGGTTTGAAGGCTAATTTGTTAGGCGATCGCCTTTCCACTACCCTAGCATTCTATAATTTAGAACGCACCAATGTCGCAGCCCAAGGACTCAGCGAACCTTTATCGCAAATTCAAATCGGTAAGCAACGCAGCCAAGGTATAGAATTAGATGTTGCTGGTGAAATTCTTCCTGGTTGGAACGTAACAGCTAGTTACGCTTATACAGATACTAAAATTCTCGAAGATAACCGTCCTGAATTTCAAGATAAGGAATTACAAAATGTTCCTAAAAATGCTTTTGGTTTATGGAGTAGCTATGAACTCCAATCTGGAAATTTCAAAGGTTTAGGGTTAGGCTTGGGTGTTTTCACTCAGGGAGAACGCCAAGGTGACTTACGCAATACTTTTACATTACCTAGTTATTGGCGTACAGATGCTTCTATTTTCTATCGTCGGGATAAGTTTCGTGCTGCTATTAATATCCTGAATTTATTTGATCAAAATTATTGGGAAGGGGCGCGGGATATTGTGCGTATAGTTCCAGGTGCGCCGTTTACTTTAAGTGGTAGCGTTTCTTGGGAATTTTAA
- a CDS encoding Ig-like domain-containing protein has protein sequence MTTIQFTTNTTTLIETAETTLTFRFELSEPPPAGGLRVYLLGNVPQSLTQLDLFALSFTGGDVPQGDFDFSGFFFNITSQVATVSAPIFADGTPEGQQTVVYTLQPDAAYTVDPSFSAVTVNFYDDPSQVSAPSPVNDPPVAVNDSYTTNVGQQLVVNVANGVLSNDTDAQTDPLTATVVQAPNNGSLTLDANGSFTYTPNAEFTGTDSFTYLANDGKVNSTAATVSITVNAPVNDPPVAVNDSYSTNAGEQLVVNVANGVLSNDTDAQSDPLTATVVQAPNNGSLTLDANGSFTYTPNAEFTGTDSFTYLANDGKVNSTAATVSITVNAPVTKPTISFTASPNTLVEANEDSIVLTFQLSEPPPEAGLEVTFDSGVERSLSEFDVFSASFDGVQFLRANATSSAVTVRLLQQTATITLPLFKDEVAEDPKSFTYQLSSIADYDFVPGEDAITFTINDTSTVSELPVVGFTASPVVSEQDSPGLVLIFNTQGIIPGEGIIVSVGRDFRASSIAQGLQFEQRIESEGIEYLAFNSDTQAYEFRLTRANTTITIPVIDNIVEEADITYTYQLLADEAYTIDSEAASANITYVDGVPGGVGPVVSISTEQTTMQEGDILTLNFSVDGEIPPEGLILYVLSPTPDPLGDFQILNTAGLADLPETDSTGNGFFVTLTQSTASLALQVLDDDSNQELETLVFNLVNGEQYEVNSDADGVTFTLGNTNPVENTNPSLQQISDTIFQIQGGDQAKLQISLLDRNSDQVNDLGVFVVDDNQGTINGIAPNSPGYTQAALERAKVIFSVLSDPPNGFNQTNLGSLIEFNSGDQLRFLLVKNTTIDAVISGSSPLSAVIFGEPSTQQIETLTDGAYKISWEDGSGAVDFRDLVVQASATNTSLPLGTSLQDNPQGELIDLRDITGQVRAEFILSREAAFDNLIGFYKIVDVDGGIDIDGNGIVDLRPGDAGYAKAAIENRIVGLDMTVSNQGTATFSTNLDGGGIYAPFIIANGRPEAILDNNPNNDPSVYFAFVGANPGRVDHVRLLGNNRWGFEDLPLGGDFDYNDVIVQGNFSLA, from the coding sequence ATGACAACAATCCAGTTCACAACCAATACTACAACCCTCATAGAAACCGCAGAGACTACACTTACCTTCAGATTTGAGTTAAGTGAACCACCACCAGCAGGAGGTCTAAGAGTTTATCTCCTGGGTAATGTCCCCCAATCATTAACTCAACTGGATTTGTTTGCACTCAGCTTTACAGGTGGCGATGTCCCACAAGGAGACTTTGACTTTTCCGGGTTCTTCTTTAACATTACATCCCAAGTTGCAACTGTCAGTGCGCCCATTTTTGCAGACGGGACTCCAGAAGGACAGCAAACGGTAGTTTACACTCTCCAACCTGATGCAGCATATACAGTTGATCCGAGTTTTAGTGCGGTGACAGTCAACTTCTACGACGATCCCAGTCAGGTTTCAGCACCATCACCAGTCAATGATCCACCAGTAGCAGTTAACGACAGCTACACCACAAATGTAGGTCAGCAATTGGTAGTGAATGTAGCTAATGGTGTTTTGAGTAACGATACAGATGCTCAAACTGACCCCTTAACAGCCACCGTAGTACAAGCACCCAATAATGGAAGTTTGACCTTAGATGCTAATGGTTCATTTACCTATACACCCAATGCCGAGTTTACAGGTACAGATAGCTTTACCTATCTTGCTAATGATGGAAAGGTAAATTCCACTGCGGCGACAGTCAGCATTACTGTGAATGCTCCAGTCAATGATCCACCAGTAGCAGTTAACGACAGCTACAGCACAAATGCAGGTGAGCAATTGGTAGTGAATGTAGCTAATGGTGTTTTGAGTAACGATACAGATGCTCAATCTGACCCCTTAACAGCCACCGTAGTACAAGCACCCAATAATGGAAGTTTGACCTTAGATGCTAATGGTTCATTTACCTATACACCCAATGCCGAGTTTACAGGTACAGATAGCTTTACTTATCTTGCTAATGATGGAAAGGTAAATTCCACTGCGGCGACAGTCAGCATTACTGTGAATGCTCCAGTAACTAAGCCAACAATCAGCTTTACCGCCAGCCCCAATACTTTAGTTGAGGCAAACGAAGATAGTATTGTTTTAACATTTCAACTAAGTGAACCACCCCCAGAAGCAGGCTTGGAAGTTACATTTGATAGTGGTGTAGAGCGATCGCTATCTGAATTTGATGTTTTTAGCGCATCATTCGATGGAGTCCAATTTTTAAGAGCTAATGCTACTTCCAGTGCTGTAACTGTCAGATTACTCCAGCAAACAGCAACCATTACTCTCCCCCTCTTTAAAGATGAAGTAGCAGAAGATCCAAAAAGCTTTACTTACCAACTTAGCTCCATAGCAGACTATGATTTTGTACCGGGTGAGGATGCAATTACCTTTACCATCAACGATACATCAACAGTGAGCGAATTACCTGTAGTTGGTTTCACAGCTAGTCCAGTAGTGAGTGAACAAGACAGTCCCGGCTTAGTGCTGATATTTAACACCCAAGGCATTATCCCAGGAGAAGGCATTATCGTCAGTGTTGGTAGGGATTTTAGAGCCTCCTCCATAGCACAAGGGCTACAATTTGAGCAACGGATAGAGTCAGAAGGAATTGAATATCTAGCTTTCAACAGTGACACTCAAGCTTATGAGTTCAGGTTGACACGAGCCAATACTACCATTACCATTCCTGTCATTGATAACATAGTAGAAGAAGCAGACATCACCTACACTTACCAACTATTAGCAGATGAAGCATACACTATCGATTCAGAGGCAGCATCAGCAAATATAACTTATGTGGATGGTGTACCTGGTGGGGTGGGTCCAGTGGTCAGTATCTCCACAGAACAAACTACAATGCAGGAAGGAGATATTCTCACCCTTAACTTCAGCGTTGATGGTGAAATTCCCCCTGAAGGATTGATCTTGTATGTGTTGAGTCCAACCCCAGATCCGTTGGGTGACTTCCAGATATTAAATACAGCAGGACTAGCCGATTTACCAGAAACAGATAGCACTGGTAATGGTTTCTTTGTCACTTTAACCCAATCAACTGCTTCTCTGGCATTACAGGTACTTGATGATGATTCTAATCAAGAATTAGAAACCTTAGTCTTCAATCTGGTGAATGGAGAACAGTATGAAGTTAATTCCGATGCTGACGGTGTTACTTTTACCCTCGGAAATACTAACCCTGTAGAAAATACTAACCCCAGCCTCCAGCAAATATCGGATACTATCTTTCAGATCCAAGGCGGTGATCAGGCAAAACTACAAATTTCCCTACTTGACCGCAATTCTGATCAAGTCAACGATCTGGGTGTATTTGTCGTTGATGATAATCAGGGAACTATCAATGGCATAGCACCCAATTCTCCAGGATACACCCAAGCCGCATTGGAAAGAGCAAAAGTTATCTTCTCTGTTCTATCTGATCCACCCAATGGATTTAATCAAACCAACTTAGGCAGCTTAATAGAGTTTAATTCAGGAGATCAACTCAGATTTTTATTAGTCAAAAATACTACCATTGATGCCGTAATTTCTGGCTCAAGTCCTCTATCAGCAGTGATTTTTGGCGAACCTTCAACCCAACAAATAGAAACACTTACTGATGGGGCTTACAAAATTTCCTGGGAAGATGGTAGTGGTGCTGTTGATTTCAGAGATTTAGTGGTACAAGCCTCAGCTACCAACACATCTTTACCATTAGGTACTAGTCTGCAAGACAACCCCCAAGGAGAACTAATTGATTTACGAGACATCACAGGTCAGGTACGGGCTGAGTTTATATTAAGCCGAGAAGCTGCCTTTGACAATTTGATTGGATTTTACAAAATCGTTGATGTTGATGGTGGTATTGATATTGATGGTAATGGTATTGTGGATTTACGCCCTGGAGATGCAGGTTATGCAAAAGCTGCGATCGAAAACCGGATTGTCGGTCTTGATATGACGGTCAGCAATCAAGGAACTGCAACTTTTAGCACCAACCTAGATGGTGGTGGAATCTATGCGCCATTTATTATTGCCAATGGCAGACCAGAGGCTATATTAGATAATAATCCTAATAATGACCCCTCAGTTTACTTCGCTTTTGTCGGTGCTAATCCTGGTAGAGTAGATCATGTAAGGCTTTTAGGAAATAACAGATGGGGTTTTGAGGATTTACCTCTGGGAGGTGATTTCGATTATAACGATGTAATTGTGCAGGGAAATTTTAGTCTGGCCTAG
- a CDS encoding serine hydrolase domain-containing protein: protein MLGRIIRTTIVTSALLFAPAIAQAANLGSISSPVNQDLAQQLQTALDQARGDIPGASVAIISPEGTWFGSSGVSNLATGVPVQPSDRFQIGSITKTFVATTVLQLVEENILSLEDKLTERLPSSVTDSIPNADQITIRQLLNHTSGISDYVDVLFSQAAVNPGVFLNRWEPEQLVSFINALEPRFNPGESWEYSNTNFLLLGMVVEAATNGNIANEIRDRILEPLALSNTFFAEQEAIPGDYVRGYWDFDQDGTLNDITGANLSWAWSTGAMISNTADLATFIQSLISGELLEPDTLQEMLTTISPITSNNYSAYGLGIGTLESPNRFWYIHRGQTLGYRSNMWYSPLENITYIELINSRSSQNLAGATLTTLRRYQPPASVPEPGFVPGLLLIVTIGLTFRLNLANTFRRSPLPK from the coding sequence ATGCTTGGAAGAATTATCCGTACCACCATTGTGACATCAGCCCTATTGTTTGCTCCAGCGATCGCTCAAGCAGCAAATTTGGGATCAATATCATCTCCTGTAAATCAGGACTTAGCACAACAGTTGCAGACAGCCTTGGATCAAGCACGAGGGGACATTCCGGGAGCGTCCGTCGCCATTATCAGCCCTGAAGGAACTTGGTTTGGATCTAGCGGTGTGTCTAATTTAGCTACAGGCGTACCAGTGCAGCCAAGCGATCGCTTTCAAATTGGTAGTATTACTAAAACCTTTGTCGCCACAACCGTATTACAATTAGTCGAAGAAAACATCCTCAGTTTAGAAGATAAACTAACTGAGCGACTGCCATCATCGGTAACTGATTCGATTCCTAATGCTGATCAAATTACCATCCGCCAACTATTAAACCATACTAGCGGTATCAGCGATTATGTAGATGTTTTATTCAGTCAAGCAGCAGTTAATCCCGGGGTATTTCTCAATCGCTGGGAACCAGAGCAATTAGTGAGTTTTATTAATGCCTTAGAACCAAGGTTTAATCCTGGAGAATCTTGGGAGTATTCCAATACTAACTTTTTATTGTTAGGGATGGTAGTAGAAGCCGCAACCAACGGTAATATTGCTAATGAAATCCGCGATCGCATTCTCGAACCCCTAGCCCTCAGCAATACCTTCTTTGCTGAACAAGAAGCCATCCCCGGCGACTACGTTAGAGGTTATTGGGACTTCGATCAAGATGGTACTCTCAACGATATTACCGGAGCCAATCTGTCTTGGGCTTGGTCTACCGGAGCCATGATATCCAATACTGCCGATTTAGCCACCTTTATTCAGTCCTTAATTAGTGGGGAACTTTTAGAACCAGACACCCTCCAGGAAATGCTCACAACCATTAGCCCGATTACATCGAATAATTATTCTGCTTACGGTTTGGGTATCGGGACTTTAGAATCACCTAATCGGTTTTGGTACATCCATCGCGGACAAACTCTGGGATACCGATCCAATATGTGGTACTCGCCCTTGGAAAACATTACTTATATCGAATTAATTAACAGCCGTTCTAGCCAAAATTTAGCAGGTGCAACCTTAACTACCTTACGACGTTATCAACCTCCCGCATCTGTCCCCGAACCAGGATTTGTGCCTGGGCTGTTGTTAATAGTCACCATAGGACTGACTTTCAGATTAAATTTAGCAAATACTTTTAGGCGATCGCCATTGCCAAAATAA
- a CDS encoding MFS transporter — protein sequence MRTFLIIWLGQIASTIGSFMTVFALTIWVWDKTGSATALALVGFFSQLPKVLITTFAGIAVDRFNRRLLMIVAEVVAMLCTLTIAMLYLNQQLEVWHLYVIVTLYGGFGQLQLLAYSASISLLVPKEQFTRAESLGSAVKYSAAIFAPALAGFLYPRVGMQGIFWIDLATFATAFVTLLIVTIPQPVIEKVNSNFTERNWEKLTFGFRYIWANPSLTAMAIAFTLFAFPNDISKALYSPMLLARTGGNSEILGTVTSAAGIGGVIGALILSIWGGFHRRIHGMLLGFIGYGFFRTILGFGQILPVWIITHFLASLFIPLFYSSSNAIWYAKVPPSLQGRVLAADQLIGVTVSATTFLVAGFLADRVFEPAMSPTGSLAPIFGNIFGTGTGAGITLLFVTMTICTVLVGIFGYNWRTLRQVEDLIPDEKIPPS from the coding sequence ATGCGAACTTTTTTGATCATCTGGTTGGGGCAAATAGCATCTACTATTGGCAGTTTTATGACAGTATTTGCTCTGACAATTTGGGTATGGGATAAAACAGGTTCCGCAACAGCTTTAGCATTAGTGGGTTTTTTCTCGCAGTTGCCCAAAGTGCTAATTACTACTTTTGCTGGTATTGCTGTGGATAGATTTAATCGTCGCCTACTGATGATTGTGGCGGAAGTTGTCGCTATGTTATGTACTCTAACTATAGCCATGCTCTACCTCAATCAACAATTAGAGGTTTGGCATTTATATGTAATTGTTACGCTTTACGGCGGTTTTGGACAATTGCAACTTCTAGCTTATTCTGCTTCCATTTCCCTACTCGTTCCCAAGGAACAATTTACCCGTGCTGAAAGTTTGGGTTCTGCGGTTAAATACAGTGCGGCTATTTTTGCTCCCGCTTTAGCAGGGTTTCTCTATCCACGTGTGGGGATGCAAGGTATTTTCTGGATTGATTTAGCAACTTTTGCTACGGCTTTTGTCACATTGCTAATTGTCACAATTCCTCAGCCTGTTATAGAAAAAGTAAACAGTAATTTCACTGAAAGGAATTGGGAAAAACTTACATTTGGATTTCGCTACATTTGGGCTAATCCATCTTTAACGGCGATGGCGATCGCCTTTACTTTATTTGCCTTTCCCAATGATATCAGTAAAGCTCTCTACAGTCCAATGCTTCTGGCGCGTACAGGTGGTAACTCCGAAATTCTGGGGACTGTCACCAGTGCTGCGGGTATTGGTGGTGTAATTGGGGCGTTAATCCTGAGTATTTGGGGAGGTTTCCATCGTCGCATTCACGGAATGTTACTCGGTTTTATCGGATATGGTTTTTTTAGAACAATTCTCGGTTTTGGGCAAATATTACCAGTCTGGATAATTACTCATTTTTTGGCATCGTTATTTATTCCCTTGTTCTATAGTTCCAGTAACGCCATTTGGTATGCTAAAGTACCACCCTCTTTACAAGGACGAGTTCTAGCCGCAGATCAACTGATTGGGGTGACGGTTTCAGCGACGACATTTTTAGTTGCGGGATTTCTCGCAGATCGAGTTTTTGAACCAGCGATGAGTCCCACTGGTAGTTTAGCTCCTATTTTCGGCAATATCTTTGGTACTGGAACTGGCGCAGGTATTACTTTGTTGTTTGTCACCATGACTATCTGCACAGTTTTGGTGGGGATTTTTGGTTACAACTGGCGGACTTTACGACAAGTAGAGGATTTAATCCCAGATGAGAAAATTCCACCATCTTAA